Within the Deltaproteobacteria bacterium genome, the region AGGGCTTGCGCCTCTTCGACGCCCTCGTCGAGCGCAACCGGCTGCAGTTCACCTCCCACGCCTCGATGGAGGGCGGCCTCCTGCAGGTGAGCGCCCGGCTCCTGAACCCGGTCTGATCCTCCCGCGCCGACCCGGTTCTCCGAACTCCCGGGGAGATGTATGCAGCGGTCAGCAAAGGGGGAGTCATGAAGACCTGGTTGGCTCCACTGGGGTTGTGTCTCTTCTTGGTTCTCGGGACGGGTGCGGCCTGTCGCGGCGGCGGCGGCGGTGGTGACCCCGACGCCGGCGTCGAGGACGGCGGTGGCAGCGACGGCGGCACCGTCGAGGGCTGGCGGTGGAAGGCCTGCCCCCTCCACACCGACGACATCTGGGGCAAGCAGGCCGAGTGCGCGATGATCCCGGTGCCGCTGGACTGGGCCGACCCCGAGGGACCCTCGATCGAGATCTTCGTCAAGCGGCTGAAGACCGAGGGCACGAGCAGGGGCCAGCTCTGGCTCCTCCAGGGCGGACCCGGCGGCTCGGGCGCGGTCTACGAGGTCTTCCAGGAGCAGTTCGCGCAGATCGACGGCAACTGGGACACCTACGCCATCGACCACCGGGGCGTGGGCAAGTCGGCCCGCCTCGGCTGCCCCCAGGAGGCCGCCACCGCGAACAAGCCCTTCGGCCTCGCGCCCGAGGACTTCGAGGCCTGCCTCGCCTCTCTCCAGGCCGAGTGGGGCGAGGACCTCGCCCACTTCAACATCACCAACGCCGCGAAGGACCTCGAGCACCTCATCGCCGAGACCCGCGCCCCGGGCGAGCAGGTCTTCCTCTACGGCGCCTCCTACGGGACGACCTGGGCCCACCGCTACCTGCAGCTCGATCCGGAGCCGATCGACGGGGTGATCCTCGACTCCCTGGCGATCAACATCTTCTTCACCGACTTCGACGCCTACTTCAACCAGGTCGGCGAGGACTTCCTCGCCCTCTGCACCGCCGACACCGACTGCAACACCAAGGTCGGCGGCGACGCCTGGGGGGCCGTGGGCCTGGCCCTCGACGCCATCGAGGCCGGGAGCTGCTCCGAGCTGGGCCTCGATCGCAAGCACGCCCGCTGGTTCTTCGCCGAGCTGCTGATGAACGTCGCCACCCGCGACCTCATCCCGGCGATCGCCCACCGCATCCAGCGCTGCGAGGCCGGCGACGTCGCGGCCATCGAGCAGCTGCGCGGGGTGCTGGCCGGCTTCATGCCCGACTACCTGCGCGAGCTCGACTCCCGCTCGCTGGGCCTGAACATCATCGCCTCCGAGTTCTGGCCCCTCTACCCCACCGACGCCCACCACCTGCAGTGGGCCGCGACCGACCTGCCGGTCCTCATCCTCCAGGGTGACCTGGATCCCCAGACCCCCCACTGGGTGGCCTAGCCCGCCCCCACTTCTCCGGGGCGAGCCAGTGGTTCGTGACGGTGCCGAACTCCCCGCACGGGGTGCTGATGCAGACCCCCACCACCAACTCGAACGTGCCTTGCGGCACCCAGATCTTCCAGTCCTTCCTGAACGATCCCACGGTCGCGCCGAACACCTGGTGTACGAGCAGGCTCCTGCCCATCAACTTCAACGGTCACCCCGGCTACGCCCAGTACTTCCTGGGCACCGACGACTTCTGGGAGAACGCCAAGACGCGCTCGGAAGAGCCCGCGCCCGCGCGCCCGGGCGTGGAGGAGTCGCTCCGCTTCAGCCGCAGCCTGGCCCCGCTCCGATGACCCCCACTCGACGAGGTCTCCCCATGCTTCGCTCTCTCGCTCTCACCTCTCTCGCCTTCCTCCTGCTCCTGGTCACCGCCTGCGGTGAGCCCGAGCCCGACGGCCCGAACACCGTGACCTTCCGGGGCAGCGTCGCCAGCCAGTTCGCCCCCACCCTCTTCCACGCCGACGCCTGGGTCGTCGTAGACGTACACGGCGGTGACCTCCTCGAGACCACCACCGACGCCAACGGCGAGTTCAGCGTCGAGGTCCCCGAAGGCTCCACCCTCACCGTCACCGCCGGCGCGGAGGGATCCGCACCGGTCACCCTGGTCGGCATCGACTCGGCCCGCCCGGGGTCACTGGACCTCTACCTCATGCCCTTCGACCAGACCCAGCTCCC harbors:
- a CDS encoding alpha/beta fold hydrolase — encoded protein: MVLGTGAACRGGGGGGDPDAGVEDGGGSDGGTVEGWRWKACPLHTDDIWGKQAECAMIPVPLDWADPEGPSIEIFVKRLKTEGTSRGQLWLLQGGPGGSGAVYEVFQEQFAQIDGNWDTYAIDHRGVGKSARLGCPQEAATANKPFGLAPEDFEACLASLQAEWGEDLAHFNITNAAKDLEHLIAETRAPGEQVFLYGASYGTTWAHRYLQLDPEPIDGVILDSLAINIFFTDFDAYFNQVGEDFLALCTADTDCNTKVGGDAWGAVGLALDAIEAGSCSELGLDRKHARWFFAELLMNVATRDLIPAIAHRIQRCEAGDVAAIEQLRGVLAGFMPDYLRELDSRSLGLNIIASEFWPLYPTDAHHLQWAATDLPVLILQGDLDPQTPHWVA